A single genomic interval of Penaeus monodon isolate SGIC_2016 chromosome 30, NSTDA_Pmon_1, whole genome shotgun sequence harbors:
- the LOC119592677 gene encoding LOW QUALITY PROTEIN: golgin subfamily A member 4-like (The sequence of the model RefSeq protein was modified relative to this genomic sequence to represent the inferred CDS: deleted 2 bases in 2 codons) — protein sequence METGGLRADKDTETCYCDGLGNLSSKTDSQVFDLVIDPLTDFKGEEILNFSSSPQESYNLILPEKRQESPDASLNTPDSESTEISLSLSQNEDKQKGLFPLSSTLPSSQNLLDGLIDSHLWSSDVSLANDSFVDGASGTSKGVGGSSNPRRLVVAEVHRFGCHPPCAGSPHDLASCPVAAASVTHDACQYQDINPKLRQNTKNEADPLKVLSEASSALALTETLIGPLRIPPVSQEVLDQVLCTMEKKTIKQVSAANGGSPVVNAVTEKTSDLHPYSFPEPVNAKDIPTGKLLGSLQSVLQPKVHKLSTTKLQTFSPAGNGHPDDVQIKSIASADIQAGVTEPLKQISVVSLPEEQRRSEQLVRKNSRVITVPVGMSDHGPVEVYREVHQYPAGVITTTVEKRSYIGQGESEHRPLSGPAKRKCRSRKLKQKRADHHASQSSVASGSSAGTSVASGSTLISQSSSELTPISRSQASSSKTSLNDARSDAAGPITRPVLSAAIMQMRQALEHVSNASDNHSDKSSGGAELSSNFSDTSSNLSTLSDLSGYEDEYIRIKRLVSDAVIPPDDYKKLVNKANSKSATSKPVPVVDYEKIIRDLQAQKEDLEIQLHRLSIQVQNAVREKELYQQQLELMQTKITETNQKQYFEVLKQRANLEGQLEMLKQELENTVYEKNQLQSKISEALKESEASKDAAVVAKDAESRMSARLQKYEEANKNLEENLRNAEEKIQRISKDYENSQSLIKDHISKNEQLEMRISQFMDAETNMKAELDGLKARLSQVQEDCEVKTKAQIQAETAANKSAMELQKSNASSLWYQEQLQIAQVARAKLQQDLLDTKSSLAKITSEKDTLEITVQTMKREAEDGQARAVREKASLVAHLEALQADMAEREALVSQLERDRGSDTKLMEDRRQRLEQDRQRIHKLRLDLGDTERQLDFVKDDLKHKCSLLTRYENELKDLRTSEAVNQEVLGERDIRISNLEQTVDELKSSVSKHQEEGKTKDATINMLKEEKLKLEVTLAAASNEKKEVDDAIIKVREDMTKLSSSFYRMKHDLAAKDRQIEVHKKEAEELLTVRTQLEKKYEALEKKTIEDEEKKKLVKEMSELKQEIKELSSAREKAESEQVGMKQVLKSLEIEKKGLGEAVRLREEQIQNMQGSVENYREAILKKDEELYVAHEQNSSLEKTYIELRRQWESLKEETLALRQESEAYMEHEKLQKREKAELKESIQKERKLKQNMERKIESLVKLHEEEKAKLLSEKQNNEKTVAELTKALQIEKDERNKITEKKEVIEQTHSALLNELHLLKKEKTELQGKLNEEIKELNDKLTRSQKEKDDIITSLKTQLDTISKTHQDTKNNLAHLQEEKDRSVKELTSKLQMKIGELDTMKKSHSDAQSLISRINQEKNRLNEQVTQLLAENTHLKKTPTVNATLVKDSAPANEHKEGSKKKGGKNIDNLQREISVLQTKVRENDTKLKDVLKQKEGLESTMKNTKKENLLMRAKMKEFESLKSKCKELEACKEKLKDYEAFNLKLKDLETKIENQEKDITTLNSSLNETSGQNSILKEREDELCLRIDILNKEKEDLQQKISNLEELNQQSHENIMQYQVQLKHAEAEKEEWMAKFESLRDCIPERDTSTQPAVQLGFSGRGSSSNQTFSKNQERLGMSAVDHDSTQGLVPGAPMNNLGYLCQPPHGTVTNGTQFDKTMADLQAQVNLTSKALQDKEKQIQNLQHRLSIYREEEARPPCLSSSSVSSQVAVESVSEDSVPESVYKKKIHDLLQKIEQLRVSGETEVCDSNSGRNAENNSSEIQMMTAKVKSLECAAESKNSELEEVKTKMAVMTKEFQEKQRRYESNVRLLTRKLKEHMKGRKSAEKEMQTQAEDHQRILNEEQQRYSVLRCRYIELEGRSESLEGQVASLESEVEEVRGALERSRQEAYDHHNNTLQLQKEIGRLQELGKTSDNLRQDVLSLKETIVQRDQQLKKMELELRLGQEELEKAQSSSSTLSEKMAVKQAELDDVRHLKEQLETEIQTLSEMLKSKEQDLSGAEAHITELESKNAKLQNNVKEIDSRTQQLSSEMQKVKEEKLSLMNELQNTQTQLQDSVAKIAAFESQIMVVEGQLKASSEEVNQVREQLDAKVASHQIGVEQLEQSVARARQEVAALTAQLSQVQRERVSYQTQAVELRTALHTALGQLKIQKAEREAQEAEESTISSEAGVIPSPSPLDLTSLTQLMERSARPPRSTLPLTSLETCLSSLKQEVAILQTQLHNKQEALARESMLDTADDPVEEGKEPVPVQKPVDDTNQSKVHDV from the exons ATGGAAACTGGAGGCCTAAGGGCAGATAAGGATACAGAAACATGCTACTGTGATGGCCTTGGCAACCTCTCTAGCAAAACTGATTCGCAGGTCTTTGATCTTGTAATAGACCCCTTGACAGATTTTAAG GGAGAAGAAATCCTTAATTTTTCAAGTTCTCCACAAGAATCCTACAATCTGATCCTGCCTGAGAAGAGACAAGAGTCCCCAGATGCTAGCCTAAATACCCCCGACTCCGAATCGACTGAAATTAGCTTGAGCTTATCTCAAAACGAAGACAAGCAGAAAGgcctctttcctctttcaagCACTCTGCCATCGAGTCAGAATCTACTTGATGGTTTGATTG ACTCACATCTTTGGAGCAGTGACGTGAGCTTAGCTAATGATAGTTTCGTCGACGGGGCTAGTGGTACTAGTAAAGGTGTTGGAGGCAGTAGTAATCCACGGCGTCTGGTAGTTGCTGAAGTCCATCGCTTTGGGTGTCATCCACCATGTGCTGGATCCCCCCATGACCTGGCCTCCTGTCCTGTAGCAGCCGCCTCTGTCACGCATGATGCTTGTCAG TATCAAGAT ATAAACCCAAAGCTAAGACAAAACACCAAAAATGAGGCAGATCCTTTGAAGGTGCTGAGTGAGGCATCATCTGCTTTGGCTCTCACAGAAACACTGATAG GTCCTCTTAGGATCCCCCCAGTGTCACAGGAAGTCCTAGATCAAGTTCTGTGCACCATggagaaaaagacaataaagcaGGTATCTGCAGCAAATGGAGGTTCTCCTGTGGTTAATGCAGTTACAGAGAAGACTAGTGATTTGCATCCATATAGCTTCCCAGAACCAGTTAATGCAAAGGATATTCCCACAGGGAAGTTGTTAGGCTCATTACAGTCTGTTCTCCAGCCCAAAGTGCATAAACTTTCCACCACAAAGTTGCAAACATTTAGTCCAGCTGGTAATGGTCACCCTGATGATGTCCAGATAAAGAGTATAGCATCTGCAGATATTCAAGCTGGAGTGACAGAACCTTTAAAACAGATCAGTGTTGTATCACTGCCAGAGGAACAGAGAAGATCAGAACAATTAGTTAGAAAGAACAGTCGAGTTATTACTGTTCCAGTTGGTATGAGTGATCATGGACCAGTTGAAGTTTACCGAGAAGTGCATCAGTATCCAGCTGGTGTTATCACAACTACAGTAGAAAAACGATCATACATTGGGCAGGGTGAGTCAGAACACCGTCCCCTCTCAGGGCCTGCTAAGCGAAAGTGCCGTTCAAGGAAATTGAAGCAGAAGCGTGCCGACCATCATGCCTCACAGTCCTCTGTAGCCAGTGGATCTTCAGCAGGTACATCTGTGGCAAGTGGAAGTACACTCATTTCTCAAAGCAGTTCTGAACTCACACCTATCTCACGTAGTCAAGCTTCATCATCAAAAACCAGTCTCAATGATGCAAGAAGTGATGCAGCAGGACCTATAACAAGACCAGTACTCTCAGCAGCAATTATGCAGATGCGCCAGGCTTTAGAACATGTTTCCAATGCCTCTGATAATCACTCAGACAAATCTAGTGGGGGAGCAGAACTTTCTTCAAACTTTTCAGACACCTCATCCAATTTATCAACATTATCTGATCTGAGTGGGTATGAGGATGAGTATATTAGGATTAAACGCCTTGTATCAGATGCTGTGATACCTCCAGATGACTATAAAAAACTCGTAAATAAAGCAAATAGTAAATCAGCCACATCAAAACCAGTGCCAGTTGTAGATTATGAAAAGATTATCAGGGATCTTCAAGCACAAAAAGAGGATTTAGAGATACAACTTCACAGATTATCCATCCAAGTCCAAAAtgcagtaagagaaaaagaactgTATCAGCAGCAACTTGAGCTGATGCAGACAAAAATTACTGAGACAAATCAGAAACAGTATTTTGAGGTATTAAAACAAAGAGCAAATTTAGAGGGACAGTTGGAAATGCTAAAACAAGAACTTGAAAATACTGTTTATGAGAAAAACCAGTTGCAGTCCAAAATATCTGAAGCACTAAAGGAATCTGAAGCTAGTAAAGATGCTGCTGTTGTTGCAAAGGATGCAGAATCAAGGATGAGTGCAAGATTACAAAAGTATGAAGAAGCTAATAAGAACCTGGAGGAGAATCTCAGAAATGCAGAAGAGAAGATTCAGAGAATATCCAAGGACTATGAGAACTCACAGTCATTAATTAAAGATCACATTTCAAAGAATGAGCAACTAGAGATGAGAATAAGCCAATTCATGGATGCAGAAACCAACATGAAAGCAGAATTAGATGGTCTGAAGGCTCGGTTATCGCAGGTCCAAGAGGACTGTGAGGTAAAAACAAAGGCACAAATCCAGGCAGAAACTGCTGCTAATAAATCTGCAATGGAACTGCAAAAATCCAATGCTTCCAGCCTTTGGTATCAGGAACAGTTACAAATCGCACAAGTTGCAAGAGCAAAACTACAACAAGATCTTTTAGATACAAAGTCAAGCTTAGCCAAAATTACATCAGAAAAAGATACATTAGAAATAACAGTACAAACCATGAAGCGGGAGGCAGAGGATGGGCAAGCAAGGGCAGTACGAGAGAAAGCCTCTCTGGTTGCACACCTTGAAGCTCTCCAGGCTGACATGGCAGAGCGTGAAGCACTTGTCTCTCAATTGGAGCGGGATCGTGGCAGTGATACAAAACTTATGgaagacaggagacagagactAGAGCAGGATAGGCAAAGAATACATAAACTCCGATTAGATCTTGGTGATACTGAGAGACAACTTGACTTTGTCAAAGATGATCTGAAGCATAAGTGTAGCTTACTAACAAGGTATGAAAATGAATTAAAGGATTTAAGGACATCTGAAGCAGTCAACCAGGAAGTTCTTGGTGAAAGAGACATTCGTATATCAAATCTTGAGCAAACTGTTGATGAATTAAAGTCATCTGTAAGCAAACATCAAGAGGAAGGTAAGACCAAAGATGCAACAATAAACATGTTGAAGGAAGAAAAACTGAAGCTTGAGGTGACACTTGCAGCAGCAAGtaatgagaagaaagaagtagaTGATGCTATTATCAAAGTAAGAGAGGACATGACAAAACTTTCCTCCAGCTTCTATAGAATGAAGCATGATCTGGCAGCCAAGGACCGACAGATTGAAGTACATAAGAAAGAGGCAGAAGAACTCTTGACAGTAAGAACACaattagagaaaaaatatgaagctTTAGAAAAGAAGACCATtgaggatgaagagaaaaagaaacttgTGAAGGAGATGAGTGagttaaaacaagaaataaaagagttGTCATCTGCCAGAGAAAAGGCAGAATCAGAGCAAGTTGGTATGAAGCAAGTTCTGAAATCtctagaaatagagaaaaagggtttgggtgagGCTGTTCGATTGCGGGAGGAGCAGATCCAAAATATGCAGGGAAGTGTAGAAAACTATAGAGAAGCTATCCTCAAGAAGGATGAGGAGCTGTATGTGGCTCATGAACAAAACTCATCCCTTGAGAAGACCTACATAGAGTTACGCAGACAGTGGGAATCTttaaaagaagagactctggCCTTAAGACAAGAGTCAGAAGCATATATGGAACATGAGAAgctgcagaagagagagaaagctgaactcaagGAGAGtatacagaaggaaagaaagctaAAACAAAATATGGAAAGGAAGATTGAGAGTCTAGTTAAGTTGCatgaggaagaaaaagcaaaactgTTGTCAGAGAAGCAAAATAACGAAAAAACTGTTGCTGAACTGACTAAGGCACTCCAAAttgaaaaggatgaaagaaataaGATAACTGAAAAGAAGGAAGTTATTGAGCAAACACACAGTGCATTGTTAAATGAACTTCActtgttaaagaaagaaaagactgaATTACAGGGTAaactaaatgaagaaataaaagaattaaatgaTAAACTCACTAGATCTCAAAAGGAAAAGGACGACATTATAACCTCCTTAAAGACACAGCTAGATACCATCTCTAAAACCCACCAGGACACAAAGAATAACCTTGCACATTTgcaagaggagaaagacagaagtgTCAAAGAGCTGACAAGTAAGTTACAGATGAAAATAGGAGAACTGGATACCATGAAGAAGTCCCATAGTGATGCACAGTCACTAATATCAAGAATAAATCAGGAGAAAAATAGATTAAATGAACAAGTCACTCAACTCCTGGCTGAGAACACTCACCTGAAGAAAACACCCACAGTGAATGCAACTTTAGTGAAGGACTCTGCACCTGCAAATGAACACAAGGAAGGAAGCAAAAAGAAAGGTGGAAAGAATATAGATAATCTACAAAGAGAAATCTCGGTATTGCAAACCAAGGTTCGTGAAAATGACACAAAGTTGAAGGATGTCTTGAAGCAGAAGGAAGGTTTAGAGTCTACCATGAAAAATACCAAGAAAGAAAACTTATTAATGAGAGCAAAAATGAAAGAGTTTGAGTCTCTAAAGTCAAAATGCAAGGAGTTAGAAGCTTGTAAAGAGAAACTAAAAGACTATGAAGCCTTTAACCTGAAGCTTAAAGATTTAGAAACAAAAATAGAGAATCAAGAGAAAGATATAACCACTCTGAATTCTTCCTTGAATGAAACATCTGGTCAAAATAGCAttctaaaagaaagagaagatgagctCTGCCTAAGGATAGACATCttgaataaggaaaaagaagatctTCAACAAAAGATCTCTAACCTTGAGGAACTTAACCAGCAGTCTCATGAGAATATTATGCAATATCAAGTACAACTAAAGCATGCAGAAGCTGAGAAAGAGGAGTGGATGGCTAAATTTGAAAGCTTAAGAGATTGCATTCCTGAACGAGACACAAGCACCCAACCAGCAGTGCAGTTAGGGTTCTCAGGGAGGGGAAGTAGTTCCAACCAGACATTTAGTAAAAACCAAGAGAGACTTGGCATGTCAGCAGTGGATCATGATAGTACTCAAGGTCTTGTACCAGGAGCACCCATGAACAACCTTGGTTACCTTTGCCAACCTCCACATGGAACAGTGACAAATGGCACACAATTTGATAAAACCATGGCAGATTTGCAGGCTCAGGTAAATTTAACATCCAAAGCTTTGCAAGACAAGGAGAAGCAAATTCAGAACCTTCAGCACAGACTGAGCATTtatagagaagaagaagcaagaccTCCTTGTCTCAGTTCCTCATCAGTTAGTTCTCAGGTAGCAGTTGAATCTGTGTCGGAGGATTCAGTTCCAGAATCAGTTTATAAGAAAAAGATTCATGACCTCCTTCAAAAGATAGAACAACTGCGGGTATCCGGGGAGACTGAAGTTTGTGATAGCAACTCTGGAAGAAATGCAGAAAACAACAGTTCAGAAATACAAATGATGACAGCTAAAGTCAAAAGCCTAGAGTGTGCAGCTGAATCCAAAAATAGTGAGTTAGAGGAAGTCAAAACAAAAATGGCAGTTATGACCAAAGAGTTCCAGGAAAAACAAAGACGATACGAGTCAAATGTCCGACTCTTAACCAGGAAGCTAAAAGAACATATGAAGGGACGCAAGTCAGCAGAGAAGGAGATGCAGACGCAGGCTGAAGACCACCAACGTATACTGAATGAGGAGCAACAGAGATATTCTGTGCTGAGATGCAG ATACATAGAGCTTGAA GGTCGTAGTGAGTCATTGGAGGGTCAAGTGGCCAGTCTAGAGAGCGAAGTGGAAGAAGTACGCGGAGCTCTGGAGAGGTCTCGTCAGGAGGCCTATGATCACCACAACAATACCTTACAGCTGCAGAAGGAGATTGGCAGACTTCAGG AACTTGGGAAGACTTCAGACAACCTACGCCAAGATGTCCTGAGCCTTAAAGAAACCATTGTTCAGAGGGACCAACAGCTAAAGAAAATGGAACTGGAATTGAGATTAGGCCAAGAAGAACTCGAGAAAGCCCAGTCTTCTTCAAGTACTCTCAGTGAGAAGATGGCAGTAAAGCAGGCAGAGTTAGATGACGTTAGGCATTTG aAGGAGCAGTTAGAAACTGAGATCCAAACCTTGAGTGAGATGCTGAAGTCAAAGGAACAGGATCTCTCAGGTGCAGAAGCACACATAACAGAATTGGAAAGTAAAAATGCCAAGCTTCAAAACAATGTGAAGGAAATAGATAGCAGAACACAACAGTTATCTTCAGAAATgcagaaagtgaaagaagaaaagctTTCGTTAATGAATGAACTACAAAACACGCAGACACAGCTCCAAGACTCGGTAGCCAAAATTGCTGCTTTTGAGAGCCAGATCATG GTGGTGGAAGGCCAACTGAAGGCAAGCTCTGAAGAAGTGAATCAGGTCAGAGAACAGCTGGATGCTAAGGTTGCTTCCCACCAAATAGGAGTAGAGCAACTGGAACAGAGTGTTGCTCGTGCCAGACAAGAGGTTGCAGCTCTTACTGCTCAGCTCAGCCAGGTGCAGCGGGAAAGAGTCAGCTATCAGACGCAAGCAGTGGAATTGCGTACAGCCTTACACACAGCTCTAGGGCAACTCAAA ATtcaaaaagcagagagagaagccCAGGAAGCTGAAGAATCAACCATCAGCTCAGAGGCAGGGgtaatcccttccccctcccctcttgaccTCACGTCTCTCACTCAGCTCATGGAAAGATCTGCCCGTCCGCCCCGTTCCACATTGCCGCTCACTAGTTTAGAGACTTGCCTTTCCTCCCTCAAGCAGGAAGTGGCTATACTTCAGACTCAGTTGCATAACAAACAAGAGGCTTTAGCCAGAGA ATCCATGTTGGATACAGCAGATGATCCTGTAGAAGAAGGCAAAGAACCAGTCCCAGTGCAGAAACCGGTAGATGACACTAACCAGTCCAAAGTACATGATGTATAG